In Pedobacter sp. SL55, the following proteins share a genomic window:
- the ispF gene encoding 2-C-methyl-D-erythritol 2,4-cyclodiphosphate synthase, which produces MRIKVGFGFDVHQLKDNHPFVVGGVTLEHHKGAFGHSDADVLLHAICDALLGAANLRDIGFHFKNTDPQWKGISSLVLLKETVKLLKEKNYEIGNIDAMLCLEAPKINPHIPQMQENIATAMGISVDDISIKATTNETMGFIGREEGVVAYAVCLIEKIG; this is translated from the coding sequence ATGCGTATAAAAGTAGGCTTTGGCTTTGATGTTCATCAGCTAAAAGATAACCACCCTTTTGTGGTTGGAGGTGTAACTTTAGAACACCATAAAGGCGCATTCGGACATTCTGATGCCGATGTATTGTTGCATGCCATTTGCGACGCCTTATTGGGTGCTGCAAATTTGAGAGATATTGGATTCCATTTCAAAAATACCGATCCACAATGGAAAGGGATTAGCAGCCTTGTTTTATTAAAGGAAACCGTAAAATTGCTTAAAGAGAAAAATTACGAAATAGGAAATATTGATGCAATGCTTTGTTTAGAAGCACCCAAAATCAATCCTCATATTCCGCAAATGCAAGAAAATATTGCTACAGCCATGGGTATTTCTGTAGACGATATTTCTATTAAAGCAACTACAAACGAAACGATGGGATTTATTGGAAGAGAAGAGGGCGTAGTAGCTTATGCTGTTTGTTTGATAGAAAAAATTGGTTAA